The Carnobacterium divergens nucleotide sequence CACAGATAAAACAGACTCAAGCTCAACAACTGATAGTTCTGCTGCTGACAGCTCTGCTAAAAAAGAAGAGCCTGCAAAAGATACTGACAAAAAAGAGGAAGTTAAAAAATACACATTAGTCATTGGCCAAGGTGACCCAACTAGTACTGCAGTTGATCAACTAGCAGCAAATGGCATCATTAAAGACGCAAATGAATTCACGTCATTCTTAACGTCAAATGATTATGAAATGTATATTCGAGATGGATCTTACGAAGTAAACAGTGGCATGTCTTTAGAAGAAATTGCTAAAATCATCACCCACCGTGACTAGGATAGATCAAAAAACAGCTTCATTCTAATATCAATTAGAATGAAGCTGTTTTTTGTCGTTATCTAAACATCGTTTTGGCAGCTTTTGCCACTACTTTAGGATTTCGATTATGAGGTGTCACTGGGCAAATTTCTTTAGTGATATCAAAGAGTGTATAAACAGCCGTTTTAGCTGCTCGAACAGAATATTCTTCTGTAAAGACCATATCTTTTGGTATTTCTACGAATTGACTGATCATTGCGAAATTGGTGCTTCCTGTTGGAACTACTTTTGGACGGTCACTCATTTTTCTTGGTTGGAATTGAGCATCAATATATGGCATGTAACATGGAATAACGTTTACAATGTCTTCTTTGATTTTTTCCCAATCGTCTTGCCATTTGAACTGGCATATTAATTCATAAAGAATTTCTTCTCCGGTACATTCACGCATTGTTTTTTTGACATAATCCCCCACTCGATCTGGGTACAATCCATAGCCCCAGAAAATCGTTGTGGTTAAATCTTGCTTCTTAAAGTGCGGTTGTGCTGCAACCACAATGCTCATTAGCCAGTTTGAATCTTTAAACGTCATTAACGCTCCACTTCCTGGAATATTTCCTGAAAATTCCTCAAAACGTTTCAACAAAGTGTTGCCTTTACAAGTCACTGTAAAACTTTCCCAATTGGTTTCTTCTTCATGATCGAAAAAAGGTGCTGGGTTGCCTAAATTCGGTTTTTTTTGTGCAATTTTATACCACAGTTCACCAGATATCGGGCGTTTCTCAACTTTTGGAGCTGGCGTGTGATAGTCTCCTTCTGTCGTGCTATCCGTCATACAAGCATTTGTCATCATGACTTTATCTTCTGGTTTTAATTCAATCACTTCTCCATCTGTCAAATGAATAGCAGTTGCAGTGATGTCGCTGCCTTCTACAAAATCAATATCGGTGACTGTCTTATCAAGAATAAAATCTACTTCATGTTTTTCTAAGAAACTTTTTAACGGTAAAATTAGACTTTCGTATTGATTGTACGCCGTTCTAGTAACACCTTCTAATGTATCGATGCGACTAAATTCTAACATCATGCGATTCATATAACGGCGTAATTCAAATAGGCTGCTCCATTTTTGAAATGCGAAAGTAGTTTGCCACATATACCAGAAATTGGTTTCAAAGAAATGAGGTGCAAACCAATCTTGAATGGATAAATCATCTAATTCTTCTTCTGGTGTTGCTAATAATTTAGACATTGCTGCACGATCTTTGTTATTAAATCCCATTTTATGTGCATCTACAATTTCAGCATTTTTATCAATTAGTCTTGCTTGTGCATGGGTTGGATGTAAGTGATCAAAATTCAGTATTTCTTCTGTTACACTCATATGGGGCATTTCAAGGGAAGGGATGCTTCTAAATAAATCCCAAAAATTTTCATAGGTTTCTTCGTTTAACATTCTCCCACCACGACAAATGAACCCTTTTTCATTGTTTCCCGCACCATCGTTGCTTCCGCCTAAAATCTTCATCCCTTCAATAATGTGGATGTTTTTCCCTTCGAAGTTCGCATCTCGAATCAAAAAAGCTGCACTTGCTAAACTCCCGATTCCTCCACCTATCAAATATACTTGTTGGTCGCCATAATAACGTGCTTCAATTTCTTCATCAATCCCTTTGTTTTTTTCTAATTTTAGCTGATTTAACTTTTTTACTCCGTACATACTTCCAATAGCGGTTGCTCCTGCTGCTAACAATCCCAGTTGTTTCTTATTCATCACACATTCCTCCTATTGACTTTCATACGGTTAGTATAGTCCAATAGAAAACGCTTCACCTTAAACAAAAAAAACAATCTGTCGTATTTATGGACAAAATACACAGATTGTCTAAATCTTAATTTTCAATTTCACAATAAAGTTGGTAGGCTAATTTTTCAGTATCTTTTGCCAACCGGGCAAAACTGGCCGCTAGTTCTTTTGCATCTTCTTTAAATCCTGCGGCAATCCACGCAATTAACATCCCACCACATCCGTAGGAAAAGAACGTCGCATAGAAAAGTCGGTCTGTTTGACTCACACGTTGTTCATTGTCCAAACGATTAAATAATTCTAAAAAAAGATCACAGGTAATGGTTGAAAATTGATTCGCTAATAAAGCAGATTCATCTTGCACGGTATTGCGATAGAAGGCTGCATTGGTTTGCATTTCTTGAAGCATCTTTAGCACGTGATCATGCCAATTTTCTAAGGTCACATCGTCTTTCAAATAATGAATCGCTGTTTGTTGATATGTCCAATTCAATAAATCAAATTTATCTGAAAAATGATAATAAAAAGTTTGGCGATTTAAGCCACAAAGTTTTGTAATATCCGAAATAGTAATTTTTTCAAAACGCTTATAACGGCATAATTCTATTAGGGATTTAGATAAAACTTGTTTTGTCATAACCGATTCCGTCATGGTTGAACGCTCCCTTTGATGATTTAATTGTCTGTATCATAGCATGTTTAAAATGGATTAGGAAATAATGTAAATAAACAGCCAACTGATTTTGATCATAAAATCAGTTGGCTGTTAGTTGCTTACTTGTCTTTTCCTTCAAAATAAGCGTCGAATACTTCTCGAGCTGTATTTATATTGACTTTTGAATTTGTATTGTAAGGTAGGTAAGGTACGACAACAGCAATCGCAATTTCTGGATCATCTGATGGTGCGTAGCCAACTAATGTTAAGTTGAAGACTGAGGCTCCTTTTGAGGCTTCCAGTGGACCATCATAAAAGGCTTCTGCTGTTCCTGTTTTAGCAGAGATGCTATATGGTGCGCTAGCTAATAATTTACCTGTTCCGTTTAAATTACCACCGTGCACTACATTATACATTCCCGTTTGAACGCGTTTCATTTCTTCGGTTCCTACATTTACAGTGTTTAATATTTTGGGTTGAATTTCTGTTTGAATAGCACCGATATTGCCGTTCTCATCTGTCCCACGTATTTCTTTTACTACATGTGGTGCAATACGGCTTCCGCCATTTGCAATCGTTGAAATGTATTGGTTTAGTTGAAGAGGTGTATAGGTGTCAAATTGCCCAAAAGCGAAATCGAGTGCAAGCCCAGGATTGCTTGTTGGACCAGGATAACCAAGTGCCTCTCCTGGCAAATCAATTCCTGTGGGAACGCCTAAACCAAATTGTGCGTAATACCCTCTTAGTTTAGTAAAGACTTTGTCTTTGTCAATGTCTAATGTTCCTTCAGGAGTGTAATTATTTTGACCTCCCATTCGCATGGCTAGTTGCATCATGTATGAGTTTGATGATACTTCTAGAGCCGTCTCATCATTCATTGAAATAGCTCCGCCACGGTTAAACCATGAACTTTTAGCAGGTGTATTTTTAAATTTCAATGGGCGATCGACCATTACATTGTTATCAAGTGAAATCACTTTATCCATGTAACCAGCTAGTACAGTCGCACCTTTTACAGAAGACCCCATTGTATACTGTGTATTCATAGCACCTAAAGCATCGTCTTCGATTTCATTTGTTTCATAGTTATACTTTTGACCCGTCATGCCTAGCAATTCTCCAGTTTTTGGATTGGTTGCCACCACATACATCCGATCCACGAGTCCACTTCGAATAGACGCTAATTGATTTTTAGTAATCTCTTCCAATTTCTTTTGGAAATCAATGTCGATAGTTAAAACTAAATTATCCCCTTTGGCCCCTTCGTATTTCGTTGCTGTATCGATGATATCGCCACTATTGTTGGTTTTTGTTTCAGATTTCGATTTTGAACCACTTAATACTTCTTCGTATTGTTTTTCTAAATAACTATTCCCAACACGGTCATTTCGTGCATAGCCTTTTGCAAGCATCGCACTGGCTTGGTCGCTTGGCAACCCGATTTTTTCAGTTGTCACGCTTCCCAAAACACTTCGCAACATATCTCCTTGAGGATAAATGCGGTCCCAATCCGTTGACGTATCAACGCCTGGTAAGTTCATTAAGTTTTCACTGATTTCAGCGATTTCTTCATCGGTTACGTCTTTACTTTTGATGTAGGTCGTTGTCAATGCGTACGCACCATTCATTTTTTTGAAAATAGCCGCTACTTGACGTTCTGCTTCATCAAATTGAATTTCTTCTGGTGTGATTTTTGATAGTTGAACATCATACAACTCGCCACCCTTTAATTGCGCTTCTTTTTTGGATAAACGATCGTTTAATTTTTTCTCATTTGTTGCTGCAAAATAATCTTTTAAATCACGTTCTTTTAGTTCAGAGGTGTCCATGGTAATGTAATTGGCAAGATTTTTAGCAATTTTAGCCATATCTGCACCGCTCACTTGCGCGCCTCTTGTATAGGTGATTGCTTGTAGGGGTTTATTTCCTACTAATTGACGATTTTGACTGTCGTAAATCATTCCACGAGGAACCGTTCCTGTTGCTGTTGTTGTTTCAGTTCGTTTTACTTGCGTTTCAAACTCTTCTCCACGTACTATTTGTAAATAGCCTAGTCTTAATATTAATGAGGCAAATAATAAAAACACGACAAAAAATAACAAATTTAGTCGGAAAGGAATGTGGGATTTATTTTTTTTCTTTTTATTGATCTTTTTCTTTTGATTAATAATCACTTGTACACCTTCCTGTTGTAAGATTACACTTCTATTATTGTAACAAACTTGAACAAGTTTAACCAATTAATAAGTAAATTTTTAATTAATTTCCTACTATATATATGCTATTCTATTACAAGAACCCTTTTTTAGTAATAGAAACCATCGATTCTTTATAAAAAATTAGAAATTGTTACTGGAGTGATTTGCGAATGACTGTCTTTTTAAAAAAATTTTTACACACTAATTGGTCCCTTATTTTAGCAGGCGGCGTTCCTTGTTTAATTTTATTTTTAATTTATTTAGCGCAAGGCGTTTTCCCATTTGGAGATAGTTCTTTATTGACGGTTGATTTAGGTCAACAATATGTTGATTTTTATACCTATTATCGCAATACATTGTTAGGAGATCCAACAAGTTTCTTTTATTCTTTTTCAAAAGCGATTGGAGGCGATATGCTTGGTCTCTGGGCTTATTATTTAACAAGTCCGTTTAATTTAATCCTGTTGCTATTCCCCGCTCGTTTGATTACGTTAGGGATTACCGTCCTTACTTTAACTAAAATCAGTTTAGCTGGACTTAGTTTTGGGATTTTGTTAAAGAAAGCTTTTAATGGAAAGGGATTTTATCTTGCAACTTTTTCAACTTCTTATGCCTTGATGGGCTATACGATTGTCAACCAATTAAACATTATGTGGTTAGATGGATTAATTTTCTTGCCGCTGGTTATTTTAGGTATTGAAAAATTGGTTTTTGAAAAGCGCGGACTTTTTTATACAGTATTTTTAGCTCTCCTGTTAATTGCTAATTATTATATTGCTTATATGATTTGCTTGTTCAGTATTTTGTATTTTATCTTCCGTTTAACGGCTATCCAATTTCCATCAAAAACGACGGTGAAAGAGAAAGTGATTTTTTTAAGTAAACAATTGGCTCGATTTAGTTGGCATTCTTTATTAGGAGGCGGATTAGCTAGTATCCTACTTGTACCAACATTTCATGCTTTGTTAGATAGCAAGGCCAGTTATAGTGACTTTTCTTTTGAATGGAAATTTGCTTTTCCAATTCAAGAAATGATTTCAAAATTATACATTGGTGCCTTTAATTTTGACCAAATGCCTGATGGGTATCCCAATTTATTTATTGGTAGTTTGGCCTTGATTTGTTTTATTTCCTTTCTGTTTAGTCGTGCCTTTCCGATTCGAGAGCGTTTGATGGCTTTCTTAATTGTTCTTTTTTTAGTCGTTTCAATGGACTTAAAAGCTTTTAATATCGTTTGGCATGGTTTTCAATATCCAATTTGGTATCCCTATCGTTTTTCTTTTGTATTATGTTTTTTTATGATTTTAAATGGGTATCGCGCCTTTATCAAATTAGAACGTCTTTCAATTCCCGGTATGTTACTCGTTGTAGTCAGCACAACCGCGGCTGCTTTTTATATGCTTAAGCATCCTTTTGATTTTGTTTATCATGAACAGATTATTTTAACGTCTTTATTTATTGCCATCGTGACGTTCTTATTGATTGTAAAACCTAAGTATACTCTTTGGCTACCGTTTCTTTTATTTTTAGTAAGTGCAGTCGAAATGGGCATCAATGCGCAATTGGATTTATCTAGATTGAGTTATGTTTCCAATAGTGAATTTTTAGAATATCGAAGGGAGTTTGCTCCTGTTATCGATCATATTAAAGAAAAAGATGACGGATTCTACCGAGTTGAAAAAACGTTTTTACGTTCTAAAAATGATAGCTTTCAATTTGATTATCCAAGTGTCACTCACTTTAGTTCGACCTTTGAAAAGGAAGTACCTACATTATTTGGTCATTTAGGATTTCCAGTTGGAAATGGCTTTATTGCCTATTCTAATGCTACCTTAGCAACAGATGCTCTATTTGGAATCAAATACTATGTAGCAGAAAACAATGGGTTATATGAAAAAAGTCAGGATGATTTAGTTGATCCAGCCACGGGGCAAACACCCCTTGCTAAAAATAAATTAACTGAGTTAACACAAAAAAATAATCCGACAAACTTAACACAATTGCAATTGACTATCATGGCCACGAAACCCGATTTAAGAAGCTACACCAAATTAACGAATACAGACAGAATGACCACCTTTAAAAATCAAAATGCCCTATCTATCGCCTATGGTGTCGATAAAGATATTTTAAAAGTGAAAGAACTGACGAATCAGCCAGTTCAGTTACAAGAAACTATTTTAAAGGCACTCAGTCCAAATGAAAAAAAACGTTATTTCACACCCATTGCGTTTAATAGTACCGTTTATCAAAACATTACGCCTAACAATCAGTATCCAAATCCTACGTTCTTTAAACAAATTGCCAATAATAAAGCGTCGGTTGATTTCCAGTTCACCCCTCAAACCAATGATGCGTATTACCTAACTTTAGGGCCCAGTGTTAAAGAAGAAGATGCTGCTTTTTATCTAAATGGAAAAAAATTATCACAATATAAAACCTATCGCGATACATTGATATTAAATATTGCGAATCAACAAAAAGGGCAAACTATCACAATTACAGTTGAACTAAAAAAAGAAAGTCTCTGGTTAGAGCAGTTCCAATTGTATCATTTTGATACAAACGCCTTTGACAAGGTTGTAACGAATTTAAAGCAAAATGAATTAAACATTGAAAAATTTGGCAACACTTATTTTAAAGGGACAGCCACCATTACAGATGAAAATAAGATTTTAATGACGACTATCCCTTACAGCAAAGGCTGGCGTATTTCAATTGATGGAAAAAAAGTTCCGACAACAAAAGTTCTAAACAGTTTACTTGCAGCTCCTATTGCAAAAGGAACTCACAACATAGAAATTTCTTATCAAACACCTTATTTTAAAATTGGTTTGTTTATTTCTTTCATCTCACTTATTCTACTTGTGTTAACAAATTGGCTCTTTCATAGAGGAAAGCGCCATAAGCATTTTTAATTTTAAAGGAGCCTTTTATGAAAATACAAAAAATAGAATCACCCCGCTTTCCAATTGATCTAAAAGAAGAAACATTTGAATGGATTGAAGATGAGGCTTTTTATGAAAATTGCCTCTTTAAAAATTGTACTTTGACAGGCAGAGATCTTGAAAAGGTCTGTTTTCAATCTGTTCAGTTTGTGAATGTGACCTTTAGTGACTGCCATTTTCATCAACTTGAATTGCTAGATGTGACCTTTAGCAAGTGCAATTTAAGCAATACTGAAATGATTGGGGGCATTTTACATCGGTGTTCTTTTCTTGATTCTAAAATTGTCGGCGTTAATTTTGCTGAGTCTTCTATTTTAGATACCACTTTTAAAGAATGCCAGGCAAATTACAGTTCTTTTAGTTATGCCTCTTTAAAACGAGTCTCGTTTACTGAGATGCCTTTGATTGAAAGTGATTTTTTTAATATTAAATGGTTGCACTTAACGTTTAATGCTTGTGATTTAACAGGAGTGAATTTGATGCAGACGAATTTAAAAGGATTAAACTTAAGCACCTCTTCTTTTGAAAAAATCAACCTTTCTATTGAATTGCTTCGAGGTTGTAGGATTAATCCAGAGCAATCGATTGTTATCGCTGGCGCTTTAGGGTGTATAGTAGAATAACAAAAAAAGACCCTTTGCTTTTAAAAAAGCAAAGGGTCTTTTTTTGTTATTATTTAGCTGCTGCGTAACGTTTTGCAACTTCATCCCAGTTTACAATGTTCCAGAATGCTTTAATATATTCAGGACGAACATTTTTGTAGTTTAGGTAGTAAGCATGTTCCCATACATCTAATCCTAAAATGGGTGTTTTGCCTTCTGATAATGGTGAGTCTTGATTTGGAGTTGAGATGATTGATAATTTTCCGCCATCTAATACTAACCAAGCCCAGCCAGAACCAAAACGAGTTGTTGCTGCTGCTGCGAATTCTTCTTTGAATTTATCAAAGCTACCAAAAGTAGCATCAATTGCTTCTTTAACTTCGCCAGTTGGAACACCACCAGCGTTTGGAGCCAAGATTTCCCAGAAGAAAGTATGGTTTACATGTCCACCACCATTGTTTCTTACGGCTGTGCGAATATCTTCAGGAATTGCATCTAAATTGCTCACTAATTCTTCTACAGTTTTGCTTCCTAATTCAGGATGTTTTTCAATCGCTGCATTTAAATTTGTTACGTAGGTATTGTGATGCTTGTCATGATGTAAGTGCATTGTTTCTTCATCGATATAAGGCGTTAATGCATCGTATGCATATGGTAATTCAGG carries:
- a CDS encoding pentapeptide repeat-containing protein, giving the protein MKIQKIESPRFPIDLKEETFEWIEDEAFYENCLFKNCTLTGRDLEKVCFQSVQFVNVTFSDCHFHQLELLDVTFSKCNLSNTEMIGGILHRCSFLDSKIVGVNFAESSILDTTFKECQANYSSFSYASLKRVSFTEMPLIESDFFNIKWLHLTFNACDLTGVNLMQTNLKGLNLSTSSFEKINLSIELLRGCRINPEQSIVIAGALGCIVE
- a CDS encoding penicillin-binding transpeptidase domain-containing protein: MIINQKKKINKKKKNKSHIPFRLNLLFFVVFLLFASLILRLGYLQIVRGEEFETQVKRTETTTATGTVPRGMIYDSQNRQLVGNKPLQAITYTRGAQVSGADMAKIAKNLANYITMDTSELKERDLKDYFAATNEKKLNDRLSKKEAQLKGGELYDVQLSKITPEEIQFDEAERQVAAIFKKMNGAYALTTTYIKSKDVTDEEIAEISENLMNLPGVDTSTDWDRIYPQGDMLRSVLGSVTTEKIGLPSDQASAMLAKGYARNDRVGNSYLEKQYEEVLSGSKSKSETKTNNSGDIIDTATKYEGAKGDNLVLTIDIDFQKKLEEITKNQLASIRSGLVDRMYVVATNPKTGELLGMTGQKYNYETNEIEDDALGAMNTQYTMGSSVKGATVLAGYMDKVISLDNNVMVDRPLKFKNTPAKSSWFNRGGAISMNDETALEVSSNSYMMQLAMRMGGQNNYTPEGTLDIDKDKVFTKLRGYYAQFGLGVPTGIDLPGEALGYPGPTSNPGLALDFAFGQFDTYTPLQLNQYISTIANGGSRIAPHVVKEIRGTDENGNIGAIQTEIQPKILNTVNVGTEEMKRVQTGMYNVVHGGNLNGTGKLLASAPYSISAKTGTAEAFYDGPLEASKGASVFNLTLVGYAPSDDPEIAIAVVVPYLPYNTNSKVNINTAREVFDAYFEGKDK
- a CDS encoding YfhO family protein — protein: MTVFLKKFLHTNWSLILAGGVPCLILFLIYLAQGVFPFGDSSLLTVDLGQQYVDFYTYYRNTLLGDPTSFFYSFSKAIGGDMLGLWAYYLTSPFNLILLLFPARLITLGITVLTLTKISLAGLSFGILLKKAFNGKGFYLATFSTSYALMGYTIVNQLNIMWLDGLIFLPLVILGIEKLVFEKRGLFYTVFLALLLIANYYIAYMICLFSILYFIFRLTAIQFPSKTTVKEKVIFLSKQLARFSWHSLLGGGLASILLVPTFHALLDSKASYSDFSFEWKFAFPIQEMISKLYIGAFNFDQMPDGYPNLFIGSLALICFISFLFSRAFPIRERLMAFLIVLFLVVSMDLKAFNIVWHGFQYPIWYPYRFSFVLCFFMILNGYRAFIKLERLSIPGMLLVVVSTTAAAFYMLKHPFDFVYHEQIILTSLFIAIVTFLLIVKPKYTLWLPFLLFLVSAVEMGINAQLDLSRLSYVSNSEFLEYRREFAPVIDHIKEKDDGFYRVEKTFLRSKNDSFQFDYPSVTHFSSTFEKEVPTLFGHLGFPVGNGFIAYSNATLATDALFGIKYYVAENNGLYEKSQDDLVDPATGQTPLAKNKLTELTQKNNPTNLTQLQLTIMATKPDLRSYTKLTNTDRMTTFKNQNALSIAYGVDKDILKVKELTNQPVQLQETILKALSPNEKKRYFTPIAFNSTVYQNITPNNQYPNPTFFKQIANNKASVDFQFTPQTNDAYYLTLGPSVKEEDAAFYLNGKKLSQYKTYRDTLILNIANQQKGQTITITVELKKESLWLEQFQLYHFDTNAFDKVVTNLKQNELNIEKFGNTYFKGTATITDENKILMTTIPYSKGWRISIDGKKVPTTKVLNSLLAAPIAKGTHNIEISYQTPYFKIGLFISFISLILLVLTNWLFHRGKRHKHF
- a CDS encoding TetR/AcrR family transcriptional regulator, coding for MTESVMTKQVLSKSLIELCRYKRFEKITISDITKLCGLNRQTFYYHFSDKFDLLNWTYQQTAIHYLKDDVTLENWHDHVLKMLQEMQTNAAFYRNTVQDESALLANQFSTITCDLFLELFNRLDNEQRVSQTDRLFYATFFSYGCGGMLIAWIAAGFKEDAKELAASFARLAKDTEKLAYQLYCEIEN
- a CDS encoding oleate hydratase — protein: MNKKQLGLLAAGATAIGSMYGVKKLNQLKLEKNKGIDEEIEARYYGDQQVYLIGGGIGSLASAAFLIRDANFEGKNIHIIEGMKILGGSNDGAGNNEKGFICRGGRMLNEETYENFWDLFRSIPSLEMPHMSVTEEILNFDHLHPTHAQARLIDKNAEIVDAHKMGFNNKDRAAMSKLLATPEEELDDLSIQDWFAPHFFETNFWYMWQTTFAFQKWSSLFELRRYMNRMMLEFSRIDTLEGVTRTAYNQYESLILPLKSFLEKHEVDFILDKTVTDIDFVEGSDITATAIHLTDGEVIELKPEDKVMMTNACMTDSTTEGDYHTPAPKVEKRPISGELWYKIAQKKPNLGNPAPFFDHEEETNWESFTVTCKGNTLLKRFEEFSGNIPGSGALMTFKDSNWLMSIVVAAQPHFKKQDLTTTIFWGYGLYPDRVGDYVKKTMRECTGEEILYELICQFKWQDDWEKIKEDIVNVIPCYMPYIDAQFQPRKMSDRPKVVPTGSTNFAMISQFVEIPKDMVFTEEYSVRAAKTAVYTLFDITKEICPVTPHNRNPKVVAKAAKTMFR
- a CDS encoding superoxide dismutase, translated to MTYQLPELPYAYDALTPYIDEETMHLHHDKHHNTYVTNLNAAIEKHPELGSKTVEELVSNLDAIPEDIRTAVRNNGGGHVNHTFFWEILAPNAGGVPTGEVKEAIDATFGSFDKFKEEFAAAATTRFGSGWAWLVLDGGKLSIISTPNQDSPLSEGKTPILGLDVWEHAYYLNYKNVRPEYIKAFWNIVNWDEVAKRYAAAK